One window from the genome of Gammaproteobacteria bacterium encodes:
- the ilvN gene encoding acetolactate synthase small subunit translates to MQTQHTLSVLVEDKPGVLARVSLLLARREFNIHSLAVGPARDDGMALMTIVVEAPELEQVQKQLHKLINVVKIAELDPEQSLEREIMIVRVSAPSSRRSEVLEVASIFKAVAVDVGPTTIAFQVTGDPTKLRNFLNLVRPYGITDLVKSGRIAIAREVKTNSASLRAIG, encoded by the coding sequence ATGCAGACTCAACACACCCTGTCGGTTCTGGTCGAGGACAAGCCAGGGGTGCTGGCGCGGGTGTCGCTGCTGCTGGCCCGCCGAGAATTCAACATCCACTCACTGGCCGTCGGCCCCGCCAGAGACGACGGTATGGCGCTCATGACGATCGTGGTCGAGGCACCCGAACTGGAGCAGGTGCAAAAACAACTGCACAAGCTGATCAACGTCGTGAAGATCGCCGAACTCGACCCCGAACAGTCACTCGAGCGCGAAATCATGATCGTGCGCGTCAGCGCTCCCTCCAGCCGTCGAAGTGAGGTATTGGAGGTGGCTTCGATCTTCAAGGCGGTGGCCGTAGACGTCGGCCCTACGACGATCGCCTTCCAAGTCACCGGCGATCCGACCAAGCTCAGGAACTTCCTGAACCTGGTCCGCCCCTATGGGATCACCGATCTCGTGAAGTCCGGACGGATAGCGATCGCCCGAGAAGTGAAGACCAACAGCGCCAGTTTGCGAGCGATCGGCTGA
- a CDS encoding acetolactate synthase large subunit: MTKRTGAEVLITSLEAEGVDVVFGVPGGAILPAYDPLYDSPIRHILARHEQGAGHMAEGFAWATGRVGVCIATSGPGATNLVTPLADALIDSVPLVAITGQVATHSVGNDAFQEAYTVGITMSATKHNYFITDPDDIADAVHEAFHIAATGRPGPVLIDIPKDVLAASATTHAPREINLPGFKPTAEGHYRKAKEAVSLIASAKRPVLYVGGGIIKANAHREVRRLAEAANLPVVTTLMGRGAFPDHHPLALGMSGMHGTYTATTAMQTTDLLIAIGVRFDDRVTGDPASFAPHAKVIHADIDPAEIGKVRKADVPIVGDARRVLTQLLEEWGDREVPDRTSWLTVLDEWQREYPLTYDQQPDGPIKPQYVIEELYRLTGGDAILVSGVGQHQMWASQFWKFDRPQRWINSGGLGTMGFAVPAAIGAKAGKPDELVYAIDGDGCFQMTLQELITAATERIPIKIAVMNNGAHGMVKQWQELFYSGRLSATLLGNEVDYVKMVEGMGCVGLRAQTPEEVAPVLEKSLAIDDRPVVVEFVVDPDEMVFPMVRAGGSNDEVMTGPGTTVKRNPNDISRLDIRP, translated from the coding sequence TTGACCAAGAGAACCGGAGCCGAAGTTCTTATCACCTCCCTCGAGGCGGAAGGTGTGGACGTCGTATTCGGCGTACCCGGTGGCGCGATCCTCCCCGCCTACGATCCCCTCTACGACAGCCCGATCCGCCACATCCTCGCCCGCCACGAGCAGGGTGCAGGTCACATGGCCGAGGGTTTCGCCTGGGCAACCGGCAGGGTCGGAGTATGCATCGCCACTTCGGGCCCGGGGGCCACGAATCTGGTCACCCCGCTTGCCGACGCCCTCATCGACTCGGTTCCGTTGGTCGCGATCACCGGTCAGGTCGCCACCCACTCGGTCGGCAACGATGCCTTCCAGGAGGCGTACACGGTCGGCATCACAATGTCCGCCACCAAGCACAACTACTTCATAACCGACCCGGACGACATCGCCGACGCGGTCCATGAGGCGTTTCACATCGCGGCCACCGGACGACCGGGCCCGGTGCTGATCGACATCCCCAAAGACGTGCTTGCCGCCTCAGCCACAACCCATGCGCCACGAGAGATAAACCTGCCCGGGTTCAAGCCGACGGCGGAGGGACACTACCGCAAGGCAAAGGAGGCCGTATCGCTGATCGCTTCGGCCAAGCGCCCTGTGCTGTACGTCGGAGGCGGGATCATCAAGGCGAACGCCCACCGGGAGGTGCGCAGGCTGGCCGAGGCGGCCAACCTGCCGGTGGTGACCACCCTGATGGGGCGTGGCGCCTTCCCGGATCACCATCCGCTCGCGCTCGGCATGTCCGGCATGCACGGAACGTACACGGCGACCACCGCCATGCAGACGACCGACCTGCTGATCGCGATCGGCGTCAGGTTCGACGATCGTGTCACGGGCGACCCGGCTTCGTTCGCTCCCCACGCCAAGGTGATTCACGCCGACATCGATCCTGCCGAGATCGGCAAAGTCCGCAAAGCGGACGTCCCGATCGTCGGCGATGCCCGGCGCGTGCTCACGCAGCTGCTCGAAGAGTGGGGAGACCGGGAGGTTCCCGATCGAACATCCTGGCTGACGGTCCTGGACGAATGGCAGCGCGAGTACCCGCTCACCTACGACCAGCAGCCGGACGGACCGATCAAACCCCAGTACGTGATCGAGGAGCTCTACCGGCTGACCGGAGGTGATGCCATCTTGGTCTCCGGGGTCGGACAGCATCAGATGTGGGCATCCCAGTTCTGGAAGTTCGACAGACCGCAGCGCTGGATCAACTCGGGCGGGCTGGGCACCATGGGGTTCGCCGTTCCGGCCGCCATCGGCGCCAAAGCCGGCAAGCCCGACGAACTCGTATACGCCATCGATGGTGACGGCTGTTTCCAGATGACCCTTCAGGAGCTGATCACCGCCGCAACGGAACGGATCCCGATAAAGATCGCCGTCATGAACAATGGCGCCCACGGCATGGTGAAACAGTGGCAGGAACTCTTCTACTCCGGGCGCCTGTCGGCCACCCTGCTCGGCAACGAGGTCGACTACGTCAAGATGGTGGAGGGGATGGGCTGTGTGGGGCTGCGTGCCCAAACACCCGAAGAAGTCGCCCCGGTCCTCGAGAAATCACTGGCGATCGATGATCGACCGGTGGTGGTCGAGTTTGTCGTCGACCCGGATGAAATGGTCTTCCCGATGGTGCGTGCCGGTGGGTCGAACGACGAAGTGATGACCGGTCCCGGCACGACCGTCAAGCGGAACCCGAATGACATCTCGAGATTGGACATACGACCGTGA
- the ilvC gene encoding ketol-acid reductoisomerase: MATIYYDQDSNPSIIRDRKVAVIGYGSQGHAHALNLNEAGVDVAVGLRSDSSSRGQAEEAGLRVMDIPDAAAWADVVMLLVPDQHMADLYAAEVAPHLEPGNALMFAHGFNIHFGFIQPPEGLDVVMVAPKGPGHLVRRTFTETSGVPCLLAVHQDATGAAHDLGLSYAWGIGGTRAGVLETTFREETETDLFGEQVILCGGVSSLIKASFETLVEAGYQPESAYFETLHELKLIVDLLFEGGLSWMRYSVSDTAEYGDYTRGPRIVTDQTKAAMKDVLDEIQSGAFAKEWMSQARAGAPFLLERRAQDREHLVEQVGRSLRQMMPFLDPKQPPG, encoded by the coding sequence ATGGCCACCATCTACTACGACCAAGACAGCAACCCATCGATCATCAGGGACCGGAAGGTGGCGGTGATCGGCTATGGGAGCCAAGGGCACGCCCATGCGCTCAACCTGAATGAAGCAGGTGTCGATGTCGCCGTCGGCCTCCGCTCCGACTCGAGCAGCCGGGGACAGGCCGAAGAGGCCGGCCTGCGGGTGATGGACATCCCGGACGCCGCCGCATGGGCGGACGTCGTCATGCTCCTGGTGCCCGACCAGCACATGGCCGACCTGTACGCCGCCGAGGTGGCACCGCACCTCGAGCCGGGCAACGCCCTGATGTTCGCCCACGGTTTCAACATCCACTTCGGGTTCATTCAGCCCCCCGAAGGGCTGGACGTGGTGATGGTGGCGCCCAAGGGCCCGGGCCATCTGGTTCGTCGCACCTTCACGGAGACTTCGGGCGTCCCCTGCCTCTTGGCCGTTCACCAGGACGCCACCGGGGCCGCCCACGATCTGGGTCTCTCCTACGCCTGGGGAATCGGTGGGACCAGAGCCGGAGTTCTGGAGACGACCTTCAGGGAAGAAACGGAGACGGACCTGTTCGGAGAACAGGTGATCCTGTGCGGTGGCGTCTCGTCCCTGATCAAAGCGTCTTTCGAAACGCTTGTCGAAGCCGGGTACCAGCCCGAATCCGCCTACTTCGAGACCCTTCACGAGCTGAAGTTGATCGTGGACCTCCTCTTCGAAGGCGGGCTTTCGTGGATGCGCTACAGCGTCTCCGACACCGCCGAGTATGGCGACTACACGCGCGGCCCTCGCATCGTCACCGACCAGACCAAGGCGGCGATGAAGGACGTGCTCGACGAGATCCAGTCGGGTGCCTTCGCCAAAGAGTGGATGTCCCAGGCCCGGGCCGGAGCCCCGTTCCTCTTGGAGCGCCGTGCCCAGGATCGCGAACATCTCGTCGAGCAGGTGGGACGCAGCCTTCGCCAGATGATGCCCTTCCTCGACCCGAAGCAACCCCCGGGGTGA
- a CDS encoding 3-isopropylmalate dehydrogenase: MAKHRIAVIGGDGIGPEVTAEALKVLSAAAERFSFTVETSRYDLGSDFYLATGTVLPDSIEAELDEHDAILLGAVGSPDVRPGVLERGLLLRLRFNFDLYVNLRPVKLYPGVSSPIVGLTPDRCDLVVVRENTEGPYVGAGGTLRRGTSNEVATQESINTRRGVERVVRYAFAEAERRSGRLTLCHKTNVLVYAGDLWTRTAEEVSAEFPKVTLDYVHVDAMCLYLVTEPERFDVVVTDNLFGDIITDLGAAVQGGMGLAASGNLNPPGDHPSMFEPVHGSAPDIAGRGWANPVASVLSAAMCLASLGETDAARTVEAAASAVLSELTSMSGPEMGATTAQIGDRIAARVASTG; this comes from the coding sequence ATGGCTAAGCATCGAATCGCGGTGATCGGAGGCGATGGAATCGGACCGGAGGTCACCGCCGAGGCGCTGAAAGTCCTCTCGGCGGCGGCGGAACGATTCTCATTCACCGTCGAGACCAGCCGGTACGACCTGGGAAGCGACTTCTACCTGGCGACAGGGACTGTCCTCCCCGACTCCATCGAGGCCGAGCTCGACGAGCATGACGCCATCCTGTTGGGCGCGGTCGGCAGCCCCGATGTTCGTCCCGGAGTGCTCGAACGAGGCCTGCTGCTGCGGCTTCGGTTCAACTTCGACCTGTATGTCAACCTGCGTCCCGTGAAGCTGTATCCGGGGGTCTCTTCACCGATCGTCGGCCTGACACCGGACCGCTGCGACCTGGTGGTGGTCAGGGAGAACACAGAAGGGCCCTATGTGGGCGCGGGGGGGACGCTGCGAAGAGGAACCTCCAATGAGGTGGCGACGCAGGAGTCGATCAACACCCGCAGGGGCGTCGAACGGGTGGTCCGCTACGCCTTCGCCGAGGCGGAGCGGCGCAGCGGGAGACTCACGCTGTGCCACAAGACCAATGTCCTCGTTTACGCCGGCGACCTGTGGACCAGAACAGCGGAGGAGGTTTCGGCCGAGTTCCCGAAAGTGACACTCGACTATGTCCACGTCGACGCGATGTGCCTCTACCTGGTGACGGAACCGGAGCGGTTCGACGTGGTCGTAACCGACAACCTGTTCGGGGATATCATCACCGACCTGGGAGCTGCCGTCCAGGGCGGGATGGGATTGGCCGCCAGCGGGAATCTCAACCCTCCCGGCGATCACCCTTCGATGTTCGAGCCGGTCCACGGCTCGGCACCAGACATCGCCGGCAGGGGTTGGGCAAACCCGGTCGCATCGGTCCTCTCGGCTGCCATGTGTCTGGCATCCCTGGGTGAGACCGATGCCGCCCGGACGGTGGAGGCGGCGGCAAGCGCGGTGCTGTCCGAACTCACATCGATGAGCGGACCCGAGATGGGCGCCACGACGGCACAGATCGGCGACCGTATCGCGGCGCGGGTGGCGTCCACCGGCTGA
- a CDS encoding 2-isopropylmalate synthase: protein MSDRLIIFDTTLRDGEQAPGIALSPDEKVAIAQQLAKLRVDVIEAGFAASSPGDFDAVSRIAEKVKGPVIASLARANPDDIDQAWDALRRAEQARIHVFMSTSPVHMEKMLRMTPDEVFAASAEGVKRARSYCDDVEFSPQDATRTDPDFLIAVCKAAVEAGATTINIPDTVGYATPTDFVELIRRVYAEVRNGRDDVIISTHCHNDLGLAVANSLSAISAGARQIEGAINGIGERAGNTSIEEVIMAVRTRSDRFGVTVGADTTQIFETSRLVSRLTGYPVQYNKAVVGRNAFAHEAGIHQHGVLRDRLTYEIMDAASVGQEGGQIVLGKHSGRAGFADTLTKMGITLEDEAFGKAFERFKQLADRKIRITEAEIRVIIEDEVHQPKQSTALVGLHVAGGNEITPRAVARLRMNGSEQEFTGEGDGMVHAAFAAIRQAFDLDATLVDYRVVPVTSGADAMAEVNVVVRVGDGAYSGRSVSTDVVEGSAEAFVSALDKASWQC from the coding sequence ATGTCCGACCGTTTGATCATTTTCGACACCACCCTGCGTGATGGGGAACAGGCTCCAGGAATCGCCCTTTCCCCTGATGAGAAGGTGGCCATTGCCCAACAGCTCGCCAAGCTGCGCGTCGACGTAATCGAAGCCGGCTTCGCCGCGTCCTCTCCGGGGGACTTCGATGCCGTATCCCGCATCGCGGAGAAGGTGAAGGGACCGGTCATCGCCAGCCTGGCCCGGGCCAACCCGGACGACATCGATCAGGCCTGGGATGCGCTTCGTCGCGCCGAGCAGGCCCGCATCCACGTCTTCATGTCCACCTCCCCGGTACACATGGAGAAGATGCTGCGCATGACGCCCGATGAGGTGTTCGCGGCGTCGGCCGAGGGTGTGAAGAGGGCCCGGAGCTACTGCGACGACGTCGAGTTCAGCCCTCAGGACGCCACCCGAACCGACCCCGACTTTCTGATAGCCGTGTGCAAAGCAGCGGTCGAAGCAGGCGCAACCACCATCAACATTCCCGACACCGTCGGCTATGCCACACCCACCGACTTCGTGGAACTCATCCGCCGGGTGTACGCCGAAGTTCGAAACGGCAGGGATGACGTGATCATCTCGACCCACTGCCACAACGACCTCGGGTTGGCCGTGGCCAACTCGCTGTCGGCGATCTCCGCCGGGGCCCGCCAGATCGAAGGGGCCATCAACGGGATCGGCGAACGCGCCGGGAACACCTCGATCGAGGAGGTGATCATGGCAGTGCGGACCCGATCCGACCGCTTTGGCGTCACGGTCGGAGCCGACACCACCCAGATCTTCGAAACATCCCGGCTGGTTTCGCGACTCACCGGCTACCCGGTTCAGTACAACAAGGCGGTCGTGGGACGCAACGCCTTCGCCCACGAGGCAGGCATCCACCAGCATGGTGTCCTGCGGGACCGTCTCACCTACGAGATCATGGACGCCGCCTCCGTCGGCCAGGAGGGCGGCCAGATCGTCCTGGGGAAGCACTCGGGGAGGGCCGGCTTCGCCGACACGCTCACCAAGATGGGAATCACCCTGGAGGACGAGGCGTTCGGCAAGGCGTTCGAACGGTTCAAGCAGCTCGCCGACCGCAAGATCCGCATCACCGAGGCCGAGATCCGGGTAATCATCGAGGATGAGGTCCACCAGCCAAAACAGTCCACCGCACTCGTCGGGCTTCACGTCGCCGGAGGCAACGAGATCACGCCTCGTGCGGTGGCACGACTGAGAATGAACGGCAGCGAACAAGAGTTCACCGGCGAGGGAGATGGCATGGTGCACGCTGCTTTCGCCGCGATCCGCCAGGCGTTCGATCTGGACGCGACACTGGTCGACTACCGGGTCGTCCCTGTGACTTCCGGGGCGGACGCCATGGCGGAGGTGAACGTCGTGGTCAGGGTCGGAGACGGTGCCTACTCGGGACGGAGTGTTTCTACCGATGTCGTCGAAGGGTCGGCGGAGGCGTTCGTCTCGGCACTCGACAAGGCATCCTGGCAGTGTTGA